A single window of Intrasporangium calvum DSM 43043 DNA harbors:
- a CDS encoding rhodanese-like domain-containing protein, with translation MPNATITELAAAHADGAPVVDVREPMEYVGGHVPGAVLMPMGQLPSRVHELDRNRTTYVICATGNRSQAMADFLRRAGVDARSVDGGTSAWAQSGRPVVTGPRPA, from the coding sequence ATGCCGAACGCCACCATCACCGAGCTCGCCGCCGCCCACGCCGACGGCGCCCCGGTGGTCGACGTCCGAGAGCCCATGGAGTACGTCGGCGGCCACGTGCCCGGCGCCGTCCTCATGCCCATGGGACAGCTGCCCTCGCGAGTGCACGAGCTCGACCGGAACCGGACCACCTACGTCATCTGCGCCACGGGGAACCGGAGCCAGGCGATGGCCGACTTCCTGCGGCGGGCGGGTGTGGACGCCCGCTCCGTCGACGGTGGGACGTCTGCGTGGGCCCAGTCGGGTCGACCCGTCGTCACGGGCCCGCGTCCCGCCTGA
- a CDS encoding metal-sensitive transcriptional regulator, whose translation MQLDAGSMTAIRNRTKRAHGHLGKVISMMEEDAECQDIALQLSAVIKALQRAGVVLMTDGMKACFESGQGPDDAELQQLQKLFLSLA comes from the coding sequence ATGCAGCTCGACGCAGGATCGATGACCGCGATCCGCAACCGCACCAAACGCGCTCACGGCCACCTCGGCAAGGTCATCTCGATGATGGAGGAGGACGCCGAGTGCCAGGACATCGCCCTCCAGCTCTCGGCCGTCATCAAGGCCCTCCAACGTGCGGGTGTCGTGCTCATGACCGACGGGATGAAGGCGTGCTTCGAGTCAGGGCAGGGGCCCGACGACGCGGAGCTGCAGCAGTTGCAGAAGCTGTTTCTCAGCCTGGCTTGA
- a CDS encoding carboxymuconolactone decarboxylase family protein, whose protein sequence is MTDTVAPQTNHPHGKQVLQDVAPLSRSLRQAIPDVYAGFSELHKAALAPGALDTKTKELIALAIAVAEECDGCIASHARGAARAGANRQEVAEAIGVTILMTGGPGTVYGPRAYAAFEDFVEG, encoded by the coding sequence ATGACCGACACCGTTGCCCCGCAGACGAACCACCCGCACGGGAAGCAGGTCCTCCAGGACGTCGCTCCCCTGAGCCGGTCCCTGCGCCAGGCCATCCCCGACGTCTATGCGGGCTTCAGCGAGCTGCACAAGGCCGCGCTCGCACCCGGAGCCCTCGACACGAAGACCAAGGAGCTCATCGCCCTGGCCATCGCGGTGGCCGAGGAGTGCGACGGGTGCATCGCCTCGCACGCCCGCGGCGCCGCCCGGGCCGGCGCGAACCGGCAGGAGGTCGCCGAGGCGATCGGTGTCACGATCCTCATGACGGGCGGCCCCGGCACGGTCTACGGTCCCCGCGCCTACGCCGCCTTCGAGGACTTCGTCGAGGGCTGA
- a CDS encoding DUF2510 domain-containing protein produces the protein MSITPEQPSSRTPEAGWYSDPEGKPMSRSWDGSSWTDQVAPLGTSAAGQPGAAHTVDAAGQPVSPGSLLLNW, from the coding sequence ATGTCGATCACGCCGGAGCAACCCTCCTCGCGGACCCCCGAGGCCGGTTGGTACTCGGACCCCGAGGGCAAACCGATGTCACGCTCCTGGGACGGCTCCAGCTGGACGGACCAGGTCGCTCCGCTCGGCACGTCGGCAGCGGGCCAGCCCGGGGCCGCCCATACGGTCGACGCCGCGGGCCAGCCGGTGAGCCCGGGCTCGCTGCTCCTCAACTGGTGA
- a CDS encoding S1C family serine protease: MPRLLRAVVTTACLISTVSACADLAPVAPPEPRVATVQAVTRSMPLDLEAAAPTLEGFTELERAALRIRNIGCGGVRTGSGFAIGDHLLVTNRHVVAGATTLEVSTFDGRDIDVRTSGAATMADLAIVRTVERLPAWITLAPGNPEVGQTVTAIGYPLGGPLTTTDGRVLGYRPDPVAKSTLPMLLNSAPVEHGSSGSPLVDITGELVGVIYASTGPGNSYAVPIAVLQDVLDQPQAFAAKTDCDD, translated from the coding sequence GTGCCGCGGCTCCTGCGCGCCGTCGTGACGACCGCCTGCCTCATCTCGACCGTCAGCGCCTGCGCCGACCTCGCGCCGGTCGCGCCGCCCGAGCCGCGCGTCGCGACCGTGCAGGCGGTCACCCGGTCGATGCCGCTGGACCTCGAGGCTGCGGCGCCGACGCTCGAGGGTTTCACTGAGCTGGAGCGGGCGGCGCTGCGCATCCGCAACATCGGGTGCGGAGGAGTGCGGACCGGGTCCGGCTTCGCCATCGGCGACCACCTGCTCGTGACGAACCGGCACGTCGTGGCCGGCGCGACGACCCTGGAGGTGAGCACCTTCGACGGGAGGGACATCGACGTCCGGACCTCCGGCGCGGCGACCATGGCGGACCTGGCAATCGTCCGGACCGTCGAGCGCCTCCCTGCCTGGATCACCCTCGCCCCCGGCAACCCCGAGGTGGGTCAGACGGTGACCGCCATCGGGTACCCCCTCGGTGGGCCGCTGACGACGACGGACGGACGGGTGCTCGGCTACCGACCCGACCCCGTCGCGAAGTCCACGCTGCCCATGCTGCTCAACTCCGCACCGGTCGAGCACGGCAGCTCGGGCAGTCCCCTCGTCGACATCACGGGCGAGCTGGTCGGGGTCATCTATGCCTCGACCGGGCCCGGGAACAGCTATGCGGTGCCGATCGCGGTGCTGCAGGACGTGCTGGACCAGCCTCAGGCGTTCGCCGCGAAGACTGACTGCGACGACTGA
- a CDS encoding ERCC4 domain-containing protein — MPDDFLVAANPEEGSSLPYLIRIPLGPDGIVLKARETWPRTSKVYCHRAEGWPVDAQVVERVPTRVCASRGAAIDLVLDRGRENRSQFVLSRAKGRQVIFWQTPRTAKQARPNVRIPTARPRPGESDAPGTGPVPPLELEILVDSHERYGWKFTRQQATTRKKPLAIGDYAVELDGRVVAAVERKSLQDLSSSLLNGKLRYALAELSGIRHGAVVVEDRYSRVFALEHVRPAVVADAIAESQARYPTVPIIFCETRALAQEWTFRFLAAALHEARLEVGAWPHLDALEAAGPVPPREPTTAEVRAWAAAAGLPVSDRGRLRPEIWEAYRGSGR; from the coding sequence GTGCCGGATGACTTCCTCGTGGCCGCCAACCCGGAGGAGGGCAGCTCCTTGCCCTACCTCATCCGGATCCCGCTCGGCCCGGACGGGATCGTCCTCAAGGCGAGGGAAACCTGGCCGCGGACGAGCAAGGTCTACTGCCATCGCGCCGAGGGGTGGCCGGTCGACGCGCAGGTCGTCGAGCGGGTCCCGACCCGGGTCTGCGCGAGCCGGGGCGCCGCGATCGACCTCGTCCTCGACCGCGGACGGGAGAACCGGTCGCAGTTCGTCCTGTCCCGAGCCAAGGGGCGGCAGGTGATCTTCTGGCAGACGCCGCGGACGGCAAAGCAGGCCAGACCGAACGTCCGGATCCCCACGGCGCGCCCGCGACCCGGTGAGTCGGACGCTCCCGGCACCGGGCCCGTGCCGCCGCTGGAGCTCGAGATCCTCGTCGACAGCCATGAGCGGTACGGCTGGAAGTTCACCCGCCAACAGGCCACGACCCGCAAGAAGCCCCTGGCCATCGGGGACTACGCGGTCGAGCTCGACGGCCGCGTCGTGGCTGCCGTCGAACGCAAGTCCCTCCAGGACCTGTCGTCGAGCCTGCTGAACGGGAAGCTCAGGTACGCGCTCGCCGAGCTCAGCGGCATCCGGCATGGGGCAGTGGTCGTCGAGGACAGGTACTCCCGCGTCTTCGCGCTCGAGCACGTGCGTCCGGCAGTGGTCGCGGACGCCATCGCGGAGAGCCAGGCCCGCTACCCCACCGTGCCGATCATCTTCTGCGAGACCCGGGCCCTCGCGCAGGAGTGGACCTTCCGCTTCCTGGCAGCCGCACTTCACGAGGCGCGGCTCGAGGTCGGCGCCTGGCCGCACCTGGATGCCCTCGAGGCAGCGGGGCCCGTGCCGCCGCGCGAGCCGACGACGGCCGAGGTCCGGGCCTGGGCCGCCGCGGCGGGACTGCCGGTCAGTGACCGGGGGCGGCTCCGGCCCGAGATCTGGGAGGCCTACCGCGGGTCGGGTCGTTGA
- a CDS encoding 2'-5' RNA ligase family protein, which translates to MALAVCLLFDRRTERLIRELWARLEGKGIRTLESHTHGRHHPHLSYAVLLEWDLAGVRTALGDLPDKGGFDVSFQGTVAFPRGRAALAPAVPADVATRQETVAGVVVAAGAMLHRHYLPGRWVPHVSVATRAAGPALAIVVKEVADVLPLTGTVERAALIDSSTGQLWSLPGVP; encoded by the coding sequence GTGGCTCTCGCAGTGTGCCTCCTCTTCGACCGGCGGACCGAACGGCTCATCCGGGAGCTGTGGGCGCGTCTGGAAGGCAAGGGGATCCGCACGCTTGAGTCGCACACCCATGGTCGGCACCACCCGCACCTCTCCTATGCGGTGTTGCTCGAGTGGGACCTCGCCGGCGTCCGGACGGCGCTCGGCGACCTGCCGGACAAGGGCGGCTTCGACGTGAGCTTCCAGGGGACGGTCGCGTTCCCGCGTGGCCGAGCGGCGCTCGCTCCGGCGGTCCCGGCCGACGTCGCGACGCGCCAGGAGACGGTGGCGGGGGTCGTCGTCGCTGCGGGCGCGATGCTGCATCGGCACTACCTGCCCGGCCGCTGGGTGCCCCACGTGTCGGTCGCGACCCGGGCCGCTGGTCCGGCGCTCGCCATCGTCGTCAAGGAGGTCGCCGACGTCCTCCCCTTGACGGGGACGGTCGAGCGAGCAGCCCTGATCGACAGCTCGACCGGGCAGCTGTGGTCGCTGCCGGGGGTCCCCTGA
- a CDS encoding long-chain-fatty-acid--CoA ligase, with protein MTNLATNLVATATRLPDKVGIKLDQAEVTWSQLHGAAAKVAGQLREAGLEPGDRVSLILPNVPAYPVLFYGTLLAGGIVVPMNPLLKSGEIAYYFQDAGTSFSFVWPDFAEEARKGAQIAAGEGVTTQVIECTAMGPAAGALPDADPLPEPVERADDDTAVILYTSGTTGKPKGAELTHFNLHRNAARSSDDVMVMTEDDVIMGCLPLFHVFGLTCGLNTSVLRGCTLTLIPRFDPAKALEVVGRDHVTIFQGVPTMYAAMLNHPDADAAETSSLRTCVSGGSALPEAVMRNFEQKFDAQILEGYGLSETSPVASFNMPDRPTKPGTIGRAIPGCEMKLVNLDGTDTAPGEIGEIAIRGENVMKGYWGKPEATAEAIPDGWFRTGDLATVDEDGYFTIVDRKKDMIIRGGMNVYPREVEEVLYTHPDVLEAAVVGIPDDVMGEEIGAAVALKPGSETTLDEVQEYVKERIAAYKYPRRLWRLDELPKGPTGKILRREVRPPA; from the coding sequence ATGACCAATCTCGCCACGAACCTCGTCGCCACCGCCACGAGGCTGCCCGACAAGGTCGGCATCAAGCTGGACCAGGCCGAGGTCACCTGGAGCCAGCTGCACGGCGCAGCGGCGAAGGTCGCCGGCCAGCTGCGCGAGGCCGGTCTCGAGCCCGGGGACCGCGTCTCGCTCATCCTGCCCAACGTGCCCGCGTACCCGGTCCTCTTCTACGGCACGCTCCTCGCGGGGGGCATCGTCGTGCCGATGAACCCGCTCCTCAAGAGCGGCGAGATCGCGTACTACTTCCAGGACGCCGGCACGAGCTTCTCTTTCGTCTGGCCGGACTTCGCCGAGGAGGCGCGCAAGGGCGCCCAGATCGCCGCGGGCGAGGGCGTCACCACGCAGGTCATCGAGTGCACCGCGATGGGACCGGCCGCGGGCGCCCTGCCGGACGCCGACCCGCTGCCCGAGCCGGTGGAGCGCGCTGACGACGACACCGCGGTGATCCTCTACACCTCCGGGACGACGGGCAAGCCCAAGGGCGCCGAGCTGACCCACTTCAACCTGCACCGGAACGCGGCCCGCTCCTCGGACGACGTCATGGTGATGACCGAGGACGACGTCATCATGGGCTGCCTGCCCCTCTTCCACGTCTTCGGGCTGACCTGTGGCCTCAACACGAGCGTCCTCCGCGGGTGCACCCTGACGCTGATCCCCCGCTTCGACCCGGCCAAGGCGCTCGAGGTCGTGGGCCGGGACCACGTCACGATCTTCCAGGGCGTCCCGACGATGTACGCCGCGATGCTGAACCATCCCGACGCCGACGCGGCGGAGACGTCGAGCCTGCGCACCTGCGTCTCCGGGGGGTCCGCCCTGCCAGAGGCCGTGATGCGCAACTTCGAGCAGAAGTTCGACGCTCAGATCCTCGAGGGCTACGGCCTGTCCGAGACCTCCCCCGTCGCGTCCTTCAACATGCCCGACCGGCCGACGAAGCCGGGCACGATCGGCCGGGCGATCCCCGGCTGTGAGATGAAGCTGGTCAACCTCGACGGCACCGACACGGCTCCGGGGGAGATCGGCGAGATCGCGATTCGCGGCGAGAACGTCATGAAGGGCTACTGGGGCAAGCCGGAGGCGACGGCCGAGGCGATCCCCGACGGCTGGTTCCGCACCGGTGACCTCGCGACGGTCGACGAGGACGGCTACTTCACCATCGTCGACCGGAAGAAGGACATGATCATCCGCGGCGGCATGAACGTCTACCCCCGCGAGGTCGAGGAGGTGCTCTACACGCACCCGGATGTCCTCGAGGCCGCCGTCGTCGGGATCCCGGACGACGTGATGGGTGAGGAGATCGGTGCCGCCGTCGCGCTGAAGCCGGGCTCGGAGACGACGCTCGACGAGGTCCAGGAGTACGTCAAGGAGCGGATCGCCGCCTACAAGTACCCCCGTCGGCTCTGGAGGCTCGACGAGCTGCCGAAGGGCCCCACCGGCAAGATCCTGCGCCGCGAGGTACGCCCGCCGGCCTGA
- a CDS encoding phage holin family protein produces the protein MIDAPGSRGVPPPRETTDTLPGEPLSSLGDVVADIAKDLSTLVRQETELAKAELRDSARRAGKGSGLLGGAGLAGWFVLFFLSVALWWAIGSALGLGWSALIVAVLWGIVAAVLYSLGRGELKRVQGLPKTTETAKQIPDAMKGNAS, from the coding sequence ATGATCGACGCTCCCGGCTCACGTGGGGTGCCGCCGCCGCGCGAGACGACCGACACCCTGCCGGGTGAGCCGTTGAGCTCGCTCGGGGACGTGGTGGCCGACATCGCCAAGGACCTGTCCACCCTCGTCCGCCAGGAGACGGAGCTCGCCAAGGCCGAGCTGCGCGACTCGGCGAGACGAGCGGGCAAGGGATCCGGCCTGTTGGGCGGCGCTGGACTGGCCGGCTGGTTCGTCCTGTTCTTCCTCTCGGTCGCCCTGTGGTGGGCCATCGGGAGTGCCCTCGGTCTCGGCTGGTCGGCGCTCATCGTCGCCGTCCTCTGGGGCATCGTCGCCGCGGTCCTCTACTCGCTGGGCCGTGGAGAGCTCAAGCGGGTGCAGGGCCTCCCGAAGACGACCGAGACCGCCAAGCAGATTCCTGACGCCATGAAGGGGAACGCATCATGA
- a CDS encoding DUF3618 domain-containing protein codes for MTDYETERLRTEVERTRQDLSDNVNRLGTTVSPSTIAERQKAKMSQKVSTWRERLMGAAEDAKHSTMGTAHGVTDTGHTAVENVQEMGHDMRLKARQQAQGNPLAAGVVALAAGWLVGSVLPASEKEKQAATAVKEQAQPFVEQATAEVKAAGSEMAEHLKQPAQEAVEEVRTAAADSAQEIKSQTQGAADSVRTEAEYQARDVNS; via the coding sequence ATGACCGACTACGAGACCGAGCGGCTGCGCACCGAGGTGGAGCGCACCCGTCAGGACCTGAGTGACAACGTCAACCGGCTCGGCACGACCGTGTCTCCGAGCACCATCGCCGAGCGACAGAAGGCCAAGATGAGCCAGAAGGTGTCGACCTGGCGTGAGCGGCTCATGGGAGCCGCGGAGGACGCCAAGCACTCCACGATGGGCACCGCCCATGGGGTGACGGACACCGGCCACACGGCCGTCGAGAACGTCCAGGAGATGGGCCACGACATGAGGCTCAAGGCCCGGCAGCAGGCCCAGGGCAACCCGCTCGCTGCGGGGGTGGTCGCGTTGGCCGCGGGCTGGTTGGTGGGGTCGGTGCTGCCGGCCTCCGAGAAGGAGAAGCAGGCGGCTACCGCCGTCAAGGAGCAGGCCCAGCCGTTCGTGGAGCAGGCCACCGCCGAGGTGAAGGCGGCCGGAAGCGAGATGGCCGAGCACCTCAAGCAGCCGGCCCAGGAGGCCGTCGAGGAGGTCAGGACCGCGGCGGCCGACTCCGCCCAGGAGATCAAGAGCCAGACGCAGGGCGCTGCTGACTCCGTCCGGACCGAGGCCGAGTACCAGGCGCGCGACGTCAACAGCTGA